One Leptospira levettii genomic window carries:
- a CDS encoding adenylosuccinate synthase, translated as MPANLVVGAQWGDEGKAKVIDYLSKDTDIIVRYQGGANAGHTVVVGGKKYIFHLVPSGIIYDNTTCVIGNGVVLDPEYFLKECADLEAHGFRVKDKVLISDSCHILLPYHRLIDEAREAGSSPERKIGTTKKGIGMCYADKMLRNGVRAGDLLDKDLLKSKLNHILEVKNQELVKYYDLEPVNPKEMYDFLLDFADKMGKNIVNTVYYLNSELEKGKRVLLEGAQGTGLDIDFGTYPYVTSSNPTTGGALAGSGVSFRYLKDVIGITKAYATRVGEGPFPSEILGEAGDVLRKLGGEYGSTTGRPRRCGWFDVQMIKHAVTVNGINSLVLTKIDVLSHYDSIPVVVGYEYKGKKLDFFPSQGLESVKPLFAEFKGWKDDISGINSFSKLPPLCQSYIKSLQDLVNTKIGIVSTGPDRDHTIIMD; from the coding sequence ATGCCTGCAAATTTAGTCGTTGGAGCCCAATGGGGTGATGAAGGAAAAGCAAAAGTAATTGATTACCTTTCTAAAGATACAGATATCATCGTACGTTACCAAGGTGGCGCAAATGCGGGTCATACTGTCGTTGTTGGTGGTAAAAAATATATTTTCCATTTAGTACCTTCTGGGATCATTTATGACAATACCACTTGTGTCATTGGGAATGGGGTTGTTTTAGATCCTGAATACTTTTTAAAAGAATGTGCTGATTTAGAAGCACATGGATTCCGAGTCAAAGATAAAGTTCTTATTAGTGATTCTTGCCATATCCTCTTACCTTACCACAGATTGATTGATGAAGCAAGAGAAGCTGGTTCCTCACCAGAACGAAAAATTGGGACCACAAAAAAAGGGATCGGTATGTGTTATGCGGACAAAATGTTACGTAATGGTGTCCGTGCTGGTGACTTACTCGACAAAGACCTTTTAAAATCAAAACTCAATCATATCCTTGAAGTAAAAAACCAAGAACTTGTTAAATACTATGATTTAGAACCTGTGAATCCAAAAGAAATGTATGATTTCCTTCTGGATTTTGCTGATAAAATGGGAAAAAACATTGTCAATACAGTATATTACCTAAATAGCGAATTGGAAAAAGGAAAACGTGTTCTTTTGGAAGGAGCACAAGGGACAGGACTCGATATTGATTTTGGAACCTATCCTTATGTGACAAGTTCCAATCCAACGACTGGCGGAGCACTTGCTGGTTCTGGAGTTAGTTTCCGTTATTTAAAAGATGTAATTGGGATCACAAAAGCATACGCAACTAGAGTGGGAGAAGGACCTTTCCCATCCGAAATTTTAGGTGAAGCTGGTGATGTACTTCGTAAGTTAGGTGGAGAATACGGATCCACTACTGGAAGACCAAGACGATGTGGTTGGTTTGATGTGCAAATGATCAAACATGCTGTTACCGTTAATGGGATTAACTCACTTGTTTTAACGAAAATCGATGTGCTTAGCCATTATGATTCTATCCCTGTAGTGGTTGGTTATGAATACAAAGGAAAAAAACTAGACTTTTTCCCATCACAAGGACTTGAGAGCGTCAAACCGTTGTTTGCTGAGTTTAAGGGTTGGAAAGATGATATCTCTGGTATCAATTCGTTTTCGAAATTACCACCTTTATGCCAATCTTATATCAAGTCGTTACAAGACTTAGTGAATACAAAAATTGGGATTGTATCAACTGGACCTGATCGTGATCACACGATCATCATGGATTAA
- the rpsM gene encoding 30S ribosomal protein S13: MARIAGVDLPSNKRIVIGLTYVFGIGKTSSQNILKKAGIDESIRVKDLSDEQEAAIRRVIEESYQVEGDLRSEVNLNIKRLMDVGCYRGFRHRRGLPVNGQRTRTNARTRKGVKKTVANKKKATK; this comes from the coding sequence ATGGCACGTATCGCGGGTGTTGATTTACCATCAAACAAAAGAATAGTGATCGGTCTTACATACGTATTTGGTATTGGTAAGACATCCTCTCAAAATATCCTGAAAAAAGCAGGAATTGACGAATCTATCAGGGTGAAGGACCTCTCGGACGAACAAGAAGCCGCGATCCGACGAGTCATTGAAGAATCATACCAGGTAGAAGGGGATCTTCGTTCCGAAGTCAACCTCAACATCAAACGATTGATGGATGTGGGTTGTTACAGAGGTTTCCGTCATAGACGTGGACTTCCAGTCAACGGACAAAGAACAAGAACCAACGCAAGAACCCGTAAGGGAGTCAAGAAGACTGTAGCGAATAAGAAAAAGGCTACTAAGTAG
- the rpsK gene encoding 30S ribosomal protein S11 — MAEKDAKNKKDTKKVKKKEKKNVPRGKVYIQASFNNTIVSITDMAGNVLSWSSSGMMGFRGSKKSTPYAAQVAATNAAEKAIEAAGLSEVDVMVSGPGIGRESAIRSLTTKGIAIKLIKDVTPLPHNGCRPRKRRRV, encoded by the coding sequence ATGGCTGAAAAAGACGCAAAAAATAAAAAAGATACCAAAAAGGTTAAGAAGAAAGAAAAGAAAAACGTCCCGCGAGGTAAGGTTTATATCCAAGCTTCGTTTAACAATACAATCGTATCGATTACCGATATGGCTGGAAACGTTCTTTCTTGGTCTTCTTCCGGAATGATGGGATTTCGTGGGTCCAAAAAATCCACTCCTTACGCAGCACAAGTAGCTGCTACCAATGCTGCTGAGAAAGCAATTGAAGCTGCTGGTCTTTCTGAAGTGGACGTAATGGTTTCTGGTCCTGGAATTGGACGTGAATCTGCCATTCGTTCTTTGACCACAAAAGGAATCGCAATCAAACTCATTAAAGACGTAACTCCGCTCCCTCACAATGGGTGCCGACCACGAAAAAGAAGAAGGGTGTAG
- a CDS encoding 1-acyl-sn-glycerol-3-phosphate acyltransferase yields the protein MTEKEATLGRWHKEFFENIHLFVKSGLSEQEAKSILEEFLVLSQATPKPKVMEIFQEPERLEEIGVYTDIRPEPRDFMLKFLDPIMKKFKVEGTENLKLLDGIIGKYPVTLISNHLSHLDAPAIFTLLYNSGPEGRKIAESLVFIAGRLAFEPDFTRLGLYMFGTLLVCSKKDMADNPSLSDVMTKINMRAFRNSQKLQSDGKVISIFPEGTRSRDGRLMPFVDTVYHYVANKVILPISLEGTEKILPIEGLLFNQAVGKLVIGKPVLVGELTKREMESFPSHIEQISFPGSGDKKQFIIDNLALLVGSNLNKHKHGTYRNLYRGDVRETNQLISLPKKPDEHVVIIGSSNMSVAFACILANKNVKVTIYHPDSEMVARSNEERRDIIHYPIYKLPPNIDFSDKPEVLDSATLFVQGTNPWEFDAVYSKIRTYLQKNKSPMVNVIKGFTGSKKGLILEDLNELLLIERDRLAVVSGACYPDQIMERKISGFEISAFEDSLIPKLKELLTNNYVFTRTAINSRDTKGVQLGGALKTIYALAMGLVEGYFKRELGGNVDNTLFHLSNRFFNEMVSIGVLLGGDPTTFNGLSGMTDFMLACFGSDTRDRKYGYDLANGTRPEKITNGFYGLKVLPNLIQLDEKRHPIVASAYKTVIQNEDFDLVAEELQKQLARV from the coding sequence ATGACAGAAAAAGAAGCCACTTTGGGACGTTGGCACAAAGAATTTTTTGAGAACATTCACTTATTTGTAAAATCCGGTCTTTCGGAACAAGAAGCAAAGTCCATTTTAGAAGAATTTTTAGTTCTATCACAAGCAACTCCAAAACCCAAGGTCATGGAAATTTTCCAAGAGCCTGAGCGATTAGAAGAGATTGGTGTCTACACCGACATCAGACCCGAACCTCGTGATTTTATGCTCAAATTCCTAGATCCCATCATGAAGAAATTTAAGGTGGAAGGAACAGAAAATTTAAAACTCCTCGATGGCATCATTGGCAAATACCCTGTCACTCTGATCTCTAACCACTTAAGCCATTTAGATGCACCTGCCATTTTTACCTTACTTTACAATTCGGGACCAGAGGGCCGTAAGATTGCCGAATCTCTTGTATTCATTGCGGGAAGGCTTGCCTTTGAACCTGATTTTACACGTCTAGGCCTTTATATGTTCGGAACTCTCCTTGTTTGTTCCAAAAAAGATATGGCGGATAACCCTTCTCTTTCTGATGTCATGACGAAAATCAACATGCGTGCCTTTCGAAATTCACAGAAATTACAATCCGATGGAAAGGTCATCTCCATTTTCCCTGAGGGAACTCGTTCTCGGGATGGAAGGCTTATGCCATTTGTGGACACTGTGTACCATTATGTTGCAAATAAAGTCATTTTGCCGATCTCTCTTGAAGGAACAGAAAAAATTCTACCGATTGAAGGATTACTTTTCAACCAAGCGGTTGGAAAACTCGTGATTGGTAAACCCGTACTTGTTGGTGAACTTACCAAACGAGAGATGGAAAGTTTTCCTTCTCATATCGAACAAATCTCATTTCCAGGCAGTGGTGACAAAAAACAATTCATCATTGATAACCTTGCCCTGCTCGTGGGAAGTAATCTTAACAAACATAAACATGGAACGTATCGTAACCTTTACCGAGGTGATGTCAGGGAAACAAACCAACTCATTTCGCTTCCCAAAAAACCAGATGAACACGTAGTGATCATTGGTTCATCCAATATGTCTGTCGCCTTTGCTTGTATATTGGCAAATAAAAATGTCAAAGTTACAATTTACCATCCAGATTCAGAAATGGTGGCTCGTAGTAATGAAGAAAGACGTGACATCATCCATTACCCAATCTACAAACTGCCACCAAACATTGATTTTTCGGATAAACCAGAGGTATTAGATTCTGCAACATTATTTGTCCAAGGTACAAACCCTTGGGAATTCGATGCTGTTTACTCCAAAATCAGAACTTATTTACAAAAGAATAAATCACCGATGGTGAATGTAATCAAAGGGTTTACTGGATCCAAAAAAGGGCTTATCCTCGAAGACTTAAACGAACTTCTCCTCATTGAAAGAGATCGTTTAGCGGTTGTATCTGGTGCATGTTACCCAGACCAAATTATGGAACGAAAAATATCTGGATTTGAAATTTCTGCCTTTGAGGATTCTCTGATTCCAAAACTCAAAGAACTTCTCACCAATAATTATGTATTCACAAGGACAGCCATCAATTCCCGAGATACAAAAGGGGTTCAACTTGGTGGTGCTTTAAAAACAATTTATGCTCTTGCAATGGGACTTGTAGAAGGATACTTCAAACGCGAATTAGGTGGAAATGTCGATAATACTTTGTTCCATTTGAGTAACCGATTTTTTAATGAAATGGTTTCTATTGGTGTTTTACTCGGTGGAGATCCGACTACATTTAATGGTTTATCGGGCATGACTGATTTTATGTTAGCATGTTTTGGATCTGACACAAGAGACCGTAAATATGGGTATGATCTTGCGAATGGAACTAGACCAGAAAAAATCACCAATGGATTTTATGGTCTGAAAGTTTTACCAAACCTCATCCAACTAGATGAAAAGAGACATCCAATTGTTGCCTCTGCCTATAAAACAGTGATCCAAAACGAAGATTTTGATCTTGTTGCGGAGGAATTACAAAAACAGTTAGCTAGAGTTTAG
- the rpmJ gene encoding 50S ribosomal protein L36 → MKVRASVKKICPECKVIRRKGVIRVICTNPKHKQRQR, encoded by the coding sequence ATGAAAGTTAGAGCATCAGTAAAAAAAATCTGTCCAGAATGCAAAGTCATTCGCAGAAAAGGTGTAATCCGAGTGATTTGCACGAACCCAAAACACAAACAAAGGCAAAGATAG
- a CDS encoding ATP phosphoribosyltransferase regulatory subunit, with the protein MNQKNKSISSEQKWIPDGFHFLGPEESRNRRNLLQSFSELFEREGYSEITLPSFDYSNSFRSQLHEGVESLLVTKDWDGNELSPGVDLTLQVVKGMAARSHWEENQNIYYFAKKIRDHKKRNASRREILQVGVESLGKSDTNQLISQIQILKKLWDYTIPNKTFTIVFGHSSFFLNLLTILGWNEEQTKVLRQFLYTKNIPELVSLAARTNTSDSHMKIIQLLLKPIPVNGMVGFKKDLESNLSKEELNLVKNDLVSITSFFEVWNKQMQGVSCIWDPSLVRDLSYYTGFMFQGYVEHDPEPVFAGGVYNDLYASFTGIQKDACGFALHLDSIEVLLNKEK; encoded by the coding sequence ATGAATCAAAAAAACAAATCAATTTCCTCGGAACAGAAATGGATACCCGATGGATTTCATTTTTTAGGACCGGAAGAAAGCAGAAACCGGCGAAATTTACTACAATCGTTTTCGGAACTCTTTGAAAGAGAAGGGTATTCTGAAATCACTTTACCTAGTTTTGATTATTCCAATTCTTTTCGTTCCCAATTGCATGAAGGTGTTGAGAGTTTACTGGTCACGAAGGACTGGGATGGAAATGAACTCTCTCCAGGTGTGGACCTAACATTACAGGTCGTGAAAGGGATGGCCGCTCGGTCCCATTGGGAAGAAAACCAAAACATCTATTATTTTGCCAAAAAGATTAGAGACCATAAAAAACGAAACGCTTCCAGAAGAGAGATCTTACAAGTCGGAGTTGAGAGTTTAGGAAAAAGTGATACAAACCAATTGATCTCCCAAATCCAAATTTTGAAAAAACTTTGGGACTATACAATTCCAAACAAAACGTTTACGATTGTATTTGGTCATTCATCTTTTTTTCTCAATTTGTTAACAATCCTTGGTTGGAATGAAGAACAAACAAAAGTTTTACGACAATTTTTATACACGAAAAACATTCCAGAATTAGTCTCTCTTGCTGCGAGGACAAATACGAGTGATTCTCATATGAAAATCATTCAGTTATTACTCAAACCGATTCCAGTTAATGGAATGGTCGGTTTTAAGAAAGATTTGGAATCAAATTTATCGAAAGAAGAATTGAATTTAGTGAAAAACGATTTGGTTTCGATCACATCTTTTTTTGAAGTTTGGAACAAACAAATGCAAGGTGTGTCCTGTATTTGGGATCCATCTCTTGTTAGGGATTTATCGTATTACACAGGTTTTATGTTCCAGGGATATGTAGAACATGACCCTGAACCAGTTTTTGCTGGTGGTGTGTATAATGATTTGTATGCAAGTTTTACTGGGATACAAAAGGATGCATGTGGATTTGCACTGCATTTGGATTCAATTGAAGTTTTGTTAAATAAGGAAAAATGA
- a CDS encoding PAS domain-containing sensor histidine kinase codes for MDSSIPITDRIWHTSFAESPIGMAITDLQTGLYVEANEVYCNWLGRKREEVVGKTTIDLGIYSNLADRDLILSKLKTDGFVLNFEVPLLTKTNETVTILFSGKIVENGRYLLSAGQNITVLKEKEKLANALQKELKLSKDLFESVFRLNPAAVSLSNAETGRYDDVNEAYCRLIGFSREEIIGKTSHELNIWITKLDRARLLAEVQKKGWSTGMEASVRTKTGEIRHVVSGNTILNHDGRSTLLAILIDITESKQNKEALEFAVKERTKELNRILEDLQKTQDQLILSEKMATLGQLVASVAHEINNPLAAISAFSEQLQNRLGDFGTRLIEIRKCMEKYSDKDALEIIRWITELFQVKPKTYSFSETRKIKKNLESLFTTANIDSPYDLADRIVDLGVSDYILENTNFVEKLKNTPLLSIILNELNALRSIESIRLAVERTSKIVYSLKNYGRMDRGSAKIQTNIIDTIETVLTLYQNKMKSGIECIRLYNANPVIMGYPDELIQIWTNLIYNSLQAMHFKGKLTVQVEETNTDVEVSIKDDGPGIPLNMQKRIFEPFYTTKEKGEGTGLGLGIVKQSVEERHKGQIRLFSEPGQTVFIVSIPKL; via the coding sequence ATGGACTCCTCTATACCGATCACTGACCGAATTTGGCATACAAGTTTTGCTGAAAGCCCTATTGGTATGGCAATTACAGATTTGCAAACAGGTTTGTATGTAGAAGCAAATGAAGTGTATTGTAATTGGCTTGGTCGAAAGAGAGAGGAAGTTGTGGGAAAAACCACAATTGATTTAGGAATTTATTCGAATTTAGCAGACCGTGATCTCATTTTATCCAAATTAAAAACAGATGGGTTTGTGCTAAACTTTGAAGTTCCCCTTTTGACAAAAACGAATGAAACAGTTACGATTCTTTTTAGTGGAAAAATTGTAGAGAACGGTAGGTATTTACTCAGCGCAGGTCAAAATATCACTGTCCTAAAGGAAAAAGAGAAACTTGCAAACGCACTTCAAAAAGAATTAAAGTTAAGTAAGGATTTATTTGAAAGTGTTTTTCGATTAAATCCTGCAGCTGTTAGTTTATCAAATGCAGAAACAGGTAGATACGATGATGTGAATGAGGCGTATTGCCGCCTTATCGGTTTTAGTAGAGAAGAAATCATCGGCAAAACATCACATGAATTGAATATTTGGATCACAAAATTAGACCGAGCACGATTACTCGCTGAAGTCCAAAAAAAAGGTTGGAGCACTGGCATGGAAGCAAGTGTTCGAACCAAAACGGGCGAAATAAGGCATGTGGTTTCTGGGAATACAATTCTCAATCATGATGGTCGTTCTACGTTACTTGCGATTCTCATTGATATCACTGAGTCCAAACAAAATAAAGAAGCACTTGAATTTGCAGTTAAAGAAAGGACCAAAGAACTCAATCGAATATTAGAAGATTTACAAAAAACTCAAGACCAACTCATTTTATCAGAAAAAATGGCCACTCTCGGTCAACTTGTAGCAAGTGTGGCACACGAAATTAACAACCCTTTGGCGGCAATTTCTGCATTTAGTGAACAATTGCAAAACCGTTTAGGAGATTTTGGAACCAGGTTAATCGAAATAAGGAAATGTATGGAGAAGTATTCTGACAAGGATGCTTTGGAGATCATTCGTTGGATCACGGAACTATTCCAAGTAAAACCTAAAACGTATAGTTTTTCTGAGACAAGAAAAATTAAAAAGAATTTAGAATCACTTTTCACAACGGCAAACATTGATTCACCTTACGATTTAGCAGATCGTATTGTAGATTTAGGTGTATCTGATTATATTTTAGAAAATACAAATTTTGTGGAGAAACTGAAAAACACTCCTTTACTTAGTATCATATTAAATGAATTAAATGCCTTACGAAGCATAGAATCAATTCGTTTGGCTGTGGAACGTACTTCAAAAATTGTTTATAGTTTAAAAAATTATGGAAGGATGGATAGAGGGTCTGCCAAAATCCAAACCAATATCATAGATACAATTGAAACTGTTCTTACTTTGTATCAGAATAAAATGAAATCAGGTATTGAATGTATACGATTGTACAACGCAAATCCAGTGATTATGGGTTATCCAGATGAACTCATTCAAATTTGGACAAATTTGATTTATAATTCCTTACAAGCAATGCACTTTAAAGGTAAACTCACTGTCCAAGTGGAAGAAACGAATACCGACGTGGAAGTATCCATTAAGGACGATGGTCCTGGAATTCCTTTGAATATGCAAAAACGAATTTTTGAACCCTTTTATACAACAAAGGAAAAAGGAGAAGGAACCGGGCTTGGTCTAGGAATTGTCAAACAATCTGTAGAAGAAAGGCACAAGGGCCAGATCCGGTTATTTTCCGAACCAGGCCAAACGGTTTTTATCGTTTCAATCCCTAAACTCTAG
- the rpsD gene encoding 30S ribosomal protein S4, with protein MARYRGPVVKLMRREGLNLFLKNSHTLHKEKSSLEKRKYPPGLPPKKKGKVTEYGAQLREKQKVKRAYGVLEKQFRRYFEEASHTPGIPGENLLQFLERRLDNVLYRMGFAVTRRQARNFVAHRHILVNGHRVDICSYRVNVGDKIEIREKFQKSAFIEENIKLAQAINRTASWVSVDYAKFSGEVTSLPTREHIDIPVKEQVIVELYSK; from the coding sequence ATGGCACGTTACCGAGGTCCAGTTGTTAAATTGATGAGAAGAGAGGGGCTTAACCTCTTTCTCAAAAATAGTCATACATTACATAAAGAAAAATCTTCTCTTGAAAAGAGAAAGTACCCACCAGGTCTTCCTCCAAAGAAAAAAGGGAAGGTAACAGAATACGGCGCACAGCTACGTGAAAAACAAAAAGTAAAACGCGCTTATGGTGTGTTAGAAAAACAATTCCGTAGATACTTTGAAGAAGCTTCTCATACTCCAGGGATTCCTGGTGAAAACTTACTCCAATTCCTTGAAAGAAGATTGGATAACGTTCTGTATCGTATGGGTTTTGCTGTTACTAGAAGACAAGCTCGTAACTTTGTGGCTCACAGACACATTCTTGTGAATGGACACAGAGTTGATATTTGTTCTTATCGTGTGAATGTTGGTGATAAAATCGAAATTCGTGAGAAGTTCCAAAAATCCGCGTTTATCGAAGAAAATATCAAACTAGCCCAAGCAATCAATCGTACTGCTTCTTGGGTAAGTGTAGATTATGCCAAGTTCTCAGGAGAAGTGACTTCACTTCCAACAAGAGAGCATATTGATATCCCTGTGAAAGAACAGGTAATCGTAGAGTTGTACTCGAAGTAA
- the rplQ gene encoding 50S ribosomal protein L17: protein MNKRNKVKQLNRSADHRKAMIQNMVISLLRHERIESSVAKLKVARSYAERIITRAKKNLDANLANLDEQKKNAAILHNTRYLYSHLGDQEIVNKLLKDLANRYAERVGGYTRIIRLVNRPSDNTAMGILELVDRKTQDELKAEAKAKREEKKPAKKEEKPKKAKKEKVAASK, encoded by the coding sequence ATGAACAAACGTAATAAAGTTAAACAACTCAACAGATCAGCAGATCATAGAAAAGCTATGATTCAAAATATGGTAATCTCTCTACTTCGCCACGAAAGGATTGAATCTTCAGTAGCGAAGTTAAAGGTAGCTCGTTCATATGCAGAACGAATCATCACTAGAGCGAAAAAAAATCTAGATGCAAATTTAGCGAACCTAGACGAACAAAAGAAAAATGCAGCGATTTTGCACAATACAAGGTATCTTTATAGCCACCTTGGTGACCAAGAAATCGTGAACAAACTTTTGAAAGATTTGGCAAATCGTTATGCAGAAAGAGTAGGTGGTTATACTAGAATCATTCGATTGGTAAACCGTCCTTCTGACAACACGGCGATGGGAATTTTAGAGCTTGTTGATCGAAAAACACAAGACGAACTCAAAGCAGAAGCGAAAGCAAAACGCGAAGAGAAAAAACCAGCCAAAAAAGAAGAAAAACCAAAAAAGGCAAAAAAAGAAAAAGTAGCCGCTTCTAAATAA
- a CDS encoding TIGR02757 family protein has translation MPADVRLLKKKLENLKNKYQSITYLDTDPICFPKQFKDPLDIEMISLIACFFAYGSVKNIQNFLSPIVTAMGPSPYLFLKQKQSTLEPFLKTLKGYRFQTKNDLVIFFLTLQRIIQKHKPKDTIFESIFLGREKNFQKETSIQNFQSYWKEELTTTLGNKPLTYGLQFLIGKWDSKSPKKRISLFLRWMVRNHYPDFGIYKQILPSEIPYPMDVHIQKLSKVLGIRNKKQVNLNDAFLLTEYFCLLNPADPLLYDFYLTRVGIIEKCRGSYVEEICKSCELKEVCLVVPRGIEPRLQG, from the coding sequence ATGCCAGCTGATGTACGCTTATTAAAGAAAAAATTAGAGAATCTCAAAAACAAATACCAAAGTATAACTTATTTGGATACGGATCCCATTTGTTTTCCAAAACAATTCAAAGATCCATTGGATATCGAAATGATATCCTTAATCGCATGTTTCTTTGCGTATGGATCAGTCAAAAACATTCAAAATTTTTTAAGTCCAATCGTTACGGCAATGGGACCATCTCCCTATTTATTCCTAAAACAAAAACAGAGCACGTTGGAACCGTTTCTTAAGACACTCAAAGGATACCGTTTCCAAACAAAAAACGATCTAGTAATTTTCTTTTTAACCTTACAAAGGATCATACAAAAGCACAAACCTAAGGATACGATCTTTGAATCTATTTTTTTAGGTAGGGAAAAAAACTTTCAAAAAGAAACATCCATTCAGAACTTTCAGTCTTATTGGAAAGAGGAACTCACTACTACTCTTGGTAACAAACCACTTACGTATGGTTTACAGTTTTTAATTGGTAAGTGGGACTCCAAATCGCCTAAAAAAAGGATTTCTCTTTTTTTACGGTGGATGGTTCGAAACCACTATCCTGATTTTGGAATCTACAAACAAATCCTTCCGAGTGAAATTCCCTATCCCATGGATGTTCACATTCAAAAACTGAGTAAGGTTTTAGGTATCCGAAACAAAAAACAAGTAAACCTAAACGATGCATTCCTTCTTACTGAATATTTTTGTTTGCTAAATCCCGCCGATCCATTGTTATACGATTTTTATCTGACTAGGGTAGGAATCATTGAAAAATGCAGAGGAAGTTATGTGGAGGAAATTTGTAAGTCGTGTGAGTTGAAGGAGGTTTGTTTGGTAGTGCCACGGGGAATTGAACCCCGATTGCAAGGATGA
- the infA gene encoding translation initiation factor IF-1, translating to MAKEEAITIDGTVLEPLPNAMFRVELENGHKVLAHISGKMRMHYIRILPGDKVTVELSPYDLTKGRITYRKK from the coding sequence CTGGCTAAGGAAGAAGCAATCACCATTGACGGAACCGTTTTAGAACCGTTACCAAATGCAATGTTCCGGGTGGAACTAGAGAATGGTCACAAGGTTTTAGCGCACATTTCAGGAAAAATGCGTATGCACTACATTCGTATTCTACCTGGAGATAAAGTCACTGTGGAACTTTCTCCTTATGACTTAACCAAGGGCCGTATCACTTACAGAAAGAAATAG
- a CDS encoding DNA-directed RNA polymerase subunit alpha, which produces MSPKNLLKGFKRPKKIEFTTDVNTPNYGKFVAEPFERGIGTTIGNSLRRTLMSSIEGAAISAIRIEGVSHEFSYIEGVAEDVTRIILNLKQVRIKYEPEDKEASKVIHLELKGAGYFRAADLAVDSSIEIMNPDLHIATLNEDANLIMDLEIQRGRGYVPAEDKKKDIEVLGTIPIDSIFSPIQKVLFEVSETRVAQRSDYEKLTMEVWTDGSVSPEDAVAQAAKILKDHLTVFINFEEEIEEEEEELDEADEKLKAALSKHVEELELSVRSTNVLRSLEIDFIGELVKRSEDEMTKSKHFSEQSLQELKAKLSSMGLSFGMRDF; this is translated from the coding sequence TTGTCTCCAAAGAATTTATTAAAAGGTTTTAAAAGACCCAAAAAAATCGAATTCACTACCGATGTGAATACACCAAACTATGGTAAGTTTGTTGCAGAACCTTTCGAAAGAGGAATTGGTACAACGATCGGAAACTCCCTTCGTCGTACACTTATGTCTTCGATCGAGGGAGCCGCAATTTCTGCGATTCGAATCGAGGGAGTTTCTCACGAATTTTCTTACATCGAAGGTGTTGCAGAAGACGTCACTCGTATCATTCTTAACTTAAAACAAGTTCGAATCAAATACGAGCCAGAAGACAAAGAAGCAAGTAAAGTGATCCACCTTGAGTTAAAAGGGGCGGGATATTTTAGAGCTGCTGACCTAGCTGTAGATTCTTCTATCGAAATCATGAATCCTGACCTTCATATTGCTACTCTCAACGAGGATGCAAATTTGATTATGGATTTGGAAATCCAAAGGGGACGTGGTTACGTTCCAGCAGAAGACAAAAAGAAAGACATCGAAGTACTGGGAACGATTCCAATCGATTCAATCTTTTCTCCAATTCAAAAAGTTTTGTTTGAAGTATCAGAAACACGTGTAGCACAAAGATCTGATTACGAAAAACTAACAATGGAAGTTTGGACTGACGGATCTGTTTCACCAGAAGATGCAGTAGCGCAAGCAGCAAAAATCCTAAAAGACCACCTCACTGTATTCATCAATTTTGAAGAAGAAATTGAAGAGGAAGAAGAAGAATTAGATGAAGCTGATGAAAAACTGAAAGCAGCTCTATCTAAACACGTAGAAGAATTAGAACTTTCTGTTCGTTCCACGAACGTTCTTCGCAGTTTGGAAATTGACTTCATTGGTGAACTCGTTAAGAGATCAGAAGACGAAATGACGAAATCAAAACATTTCAGCGAACAAAGTTTGCAAGAGTTGAAAGCAAAACTTTCCTCTATGGGACTTTCGTTCGGTATGAGAGATTTTTAA